The following are from one region of the Siniperca chuatsi isolate FFG_IHB_CAS linkage group LG21, ASM2008510v1, whole genome shotgun sequence genome:
- the LOC122869022 gene encoding methyltransferase-like protein 23 — protein MYVWPCAVVLAQYLWTQRDELRDKTVLELGAGVSLPGVVAGRCGAKVILSDNATTPQCLENCRRSCEVNGLHDVLVLGLTWGDVSPDLVLLPKLDIILGSDVFYEPQDFEDVLVTVAFLLRENPGAQFWTTYQERRFSKKLLCVCEGNSTLLRRWKLSCIDVRPENFDADKPELAGSSTPGIHSVQMMIITLKADDVGL, from the exons ATGTATGTGTGGCCCTGTGCTGTAGTGCTGGCACAGTATCTGTGGACACAAAGAGACGAGCTGAGAGACAAGACAGTGCTGGAG CTTGGTGCAGGTGTGAGTCTACCAGGTGTGGTGGCTGGGAGGTGCGGTGCAAAGGTGATCCTGTCCGACAACGCTACGACTCCACAGTGTCTGGAGAACTGCCGGCGCAGCTGTGAAGTTAACGGCCTCCATGATGTGCTCGTGCTGGGCCTCACCTGGGGGGACGTCTCACCGGATCTCGTTCTGCTTCCTAAACTGGACATCATCTTGGGATCGGACGTTTTCTACGAGCCACAAG ATTTCGAAGATGTCCTTGTGACTGTTGCTTTTCTTCTAAGAGAAAACCCCGGAGCCCAGTTCTGGACCACATACCAAGAGAGGAGGTTCAGTaaaaagctgctgtgtgtctgtgagggaAACAGCACCTTGCTCCGCAGGTGGAAGCTGAGCTGCATCGACGTTCGGCCGGAAAACTTTGACGCCGATAAACCCGAGCTGGCCGGATCGTCAACTCCGGGCATccacagtgtccagatgatGATCATCACGCTGAAGGCAGACGATGTCGGGCTGTAA
- the LOC122869021 gene encoding GTPase IMAP family member 4-like: MASKPLHPQSKEPELRIVVLGKTGVGKTASVHTILGHEFSSTNLSPSSETGKCMRMTGKHEERDLAIVDTPGLFHTKKQPEEVMKEIVQCIAFTLPGPHVFLMVIRFGVFSKQDKEVLEAFQKVFQNAKHHTIVLFTYGDRCGVQGQCQDFIESKKDLKKFIDESCEAYHVFNNEVKDDSQVPGLLQKINNMVQKNENERSYYSNEMFEKAENAFDEMMKSPEAKSEGDPKEKFMVYLEGWISKGLAIVEGQAPGYFTFVQRFLKKVEEVAFDFMPPEAFQ, encoded by the exons ATGGCCAGCAAACCTCTTCATCCTC AGTCAAAGGAACCCGAGCTCAGGATTGTGGTCTTGGGAAAGACTGGAGTTGGGAAGACTGCGTCAGTACACACCATCCTTGGGCACGAGTTCAGTTCAACAAACCTGTCTCCTTCATCTGAGACAGGAAAGTGCATGAGGATGACAGGAAAGCACGAAGAGCGAGATCTGGCCATTGTTGATACTCCAGGTCTGTTTCACACCAAAAAACAGCCTGAAGAGGTGATGAAAGAGATCGTACAATGCATCGCGTTCACTTTGCCCGGTCCTCATGTGTTCCTGATGGTGATAAGGTTCGGTGTCTTCTCAAAACAAGATAAAGAAGTGCTGGAAGCCTTTCAGAAAGTcttccaaaatgcaaaacatcatACTATCGTCTTGTTCACCTATGGAGATCGTTGTGGGGTTCAAGGTCAATGTCAAGATTTTATAGAAAGCAAAAAAGATCTCAAAAAGTTCATTGATGAGTCTTGTGAGGCATACCATGTCTTCAACAACGAAGTCAAGGATGACTCTCAAGTTCCCGGCCTACTGCAGAAGATCAACAACATGGtccagaaaaatgaaaatgaaagaagctACTACAGCAATGAAATGTTCGAAAAGGCTGAGAATGCCTTTGACGAAATGATGAAATCCCCTGAGGCAAAATCGGAAGGTGATCCCAAAGAGAAATTTATGGTATATTTGGAGGGCTGGATCTCTAAGGGTCTAGCTATAGTGGAGGGACAAGCTCCAGGTTACTTTACATTTGTGCAACGTTTCCTCAAAAAAGTGGAAGAGGTGGCGTTTGATTTCATGCCACCTGAAGCATTCCAGTAG